Proteins from one Podospora pseudocomata strain CBS 415.72m chromosome 4, whole genome shotgun sequence genomic window:
- a CDS encoding hypothetical protein (EggNog:ENOG503PDT1), protein MSLIELPAEILLQIFDHVGSSYFRSDLSRLRVCKRWNGLAHIVCFREACITTKMLRRMASSPYAESSLREMEILDLNLEGFGTVRPGTVLDPKDSSWNYVPDQSSLQRRTMELNDDLVHLATIIKQSRKLRTLRIKAIKPSNPVFEIRETYLFPSTLRALLLSTSNLTALELDLYGTRPEPEGHPHHGDDGHVCPMIGALLPTLQRLRLRVRTICADALKPPRDFPGPLPLRVLLVDFVLTEELANEKSRFTARCGGPGRFVRLAQVVRGVVLSRARALLPHMSAPKMVRILTRTFSGDEIQGINVLTGKNIKVKKDAEWDGDSEVMMD, encoded by the coding sequence ATGTCACTCATAGAACTTCCAGCCGAGATCCTTCTTCAAATCTTCGACCATGTGGGCTCATCATACTTCCGCTCAGATCTATCACGCCTCAGAGTCTGTAAGCGATGGAACGGACTTGCCCATATCGTGTGCTTTCGCGAGGCCTGCATCACGACCAAGATGCTACGAAGAATGGCGTCGTCTCCGTACGCGGAGTCAAGTCTCCGCGAGATGGAGATTCTCGACCTGAACCTGGAAGGCTTCGGCACTGTCCGGCCGGGGACTGTCTTGGACCCAAAAGATTCCAGCTGGAATTACGTCCCGGATCAATCGTCATTGCAAAGGAGGACAATGGAACTAAACGACGATCTCGTCCACCtcgccaccatcatcaaacaatCCCGAAAATTACGCACCCTGCGCATCAAAGCTATCAAGCCATCGAACCCTGTTTTTGAAATCCGAGAGACGTacctcttcccatccacgTTACGCGCCTTGCTCCTATCAACCAGCAACCTGACCGCCCTGGAGCTAGACCTCTACGGTACTCGACCAGAACCAGAGGGTCATCCCCACCACGGCGATGACGGCCACGTCTGCCCGATGATCGGCGCGCTTCTCCCAACGTTGCAGCGTCTACGGCTGCGCGTGCGCACCATCTGCGCCGATGCCCTTAAACCCCCGCGAGACTTCCCCGGTCCTCTTCCTTTGCGTGTGCTGCTCGTTGACTTTGTTTTGACCGAGGAGCTGGCAAACGAAAAGTCAAGGTTCACCGCACGCTGCGGTGGCCCGGGGAGATTTGTCAGGTTGGCCCAGGTGGTGAGAGGGGTTGTTCTGAGCCGGGCGCGGGCTCTTTTGCCACATATGTCTGCTCCCAAGATGGTGAGGATACTGACGCGTACGTTTTCGGGCGATGAGATTCAAGGGATTAATGTGTTGACTGGTAAGAATATTAAAGTCAAAAAGGATGCGGAGTGGGATGGTGATTCTGAGGTCATGATGGATTGA
- the PAN5_1 gene encoding 2-dehydropantoate 2-reductase (Ketopantoate reductase) (KPA reductase) (KPR) (COG:E; EggNog:ENOG503NY0S), which produces MLLSDRAIHILGVGNLGKYVAHALATHYPRLPVTLIFRKKDSYDKFVDGGRKITKWIDEHTQDSKSGFRAEWIGQSRPGSPHISNLIVATKGQQTLTPVGFLSPRLDRNSTVLLLQNGMGVKEELDSQILAFRSPEHRPSYWAGVCSTGVFGRGDPTRPVCPFTFQVAGSGPLNIGPFSESQEIEKEHPLRRALEKCHPTLRTEFLDYEKIKLARLRKLVMNAVINPLTVVHRCPNGWLRSLERFRALPDHPVTGITAEYRPSSLVAEIGPIVRAVLDLPSGNTKLDEAWSDLALLREALLLADRTGENRSSMLQDVEGGRETEIDYICGWLIKKARELGLKCPRGTQNLYHYIKFRKWENGEELRRLGPSPRGAASVEDMKAMDKSIGDRDMVTVEKPEWLKAKVTVETPEWLKPKAVSKGDKPWGKAPKRVNKYMAKAQGPGKGKR; this is translated from the coding sequence ATGTTGCTGTCAGATCGTGCCATCCATATCCTCGGGGTTGGAAACCTCGGCAAATATGTCGCACACGCACTGGCAACACACTACCCAAGACTTCCCGTGACTTTGATCTTCCGCAAAAAAGACTCCTACGACAAGTTCGTCGACGGCGGCAGGAAAATCACAAAATGGATCGATGAACACACCCAAGACTCCAAATCCGGCTTCAGAGCCGAGTGGATCGGACAGTCCAGGCCTGGCTCACCACACATCAGCAATCTGATCGTCGCAACAAAGGGCCAGCAAACACTCACTCCTGTCGGCTTCCTTTCACCCCGTCTCGATCGCAACTCGActgtcttgctgctgcagaACGGCATGGGTGTcaaggaagaactcgacTCCCAGATCCTCGCCTTCCGATCCCCAGAGCACCGCCCCTCATACTGGGCAGGCGTCTGCAGCACTGGCGTCTTTGGCCGCGGCGACCCTACCCGCCCAGTCTGCCCCTTCACCTTCCAAGTGGCTGGGTCCGGCCCGCTCAACATCGGACCCTTCAGCGAGAGTCAGGAGATAGAAAAGGAACATCCCCTCCGTCGGGCCCTCGAGAAATGTCACCCAACCCTTCGGACCGAGTTTCTGGACTATGAAAAGATCAAACTCGCCCGGCTGCGCAAGCTGGTCATGAACGCTGTCATCAACCCCCTGACGGTCGTACATAGATGCCCCAACGGTTGGCTTCGGAGTTTGGAAAGATTCAGGGCTCTGCCGGACCATCCAGTCACTGGCATCACCGCCGAGTACAGGCCGTCTTCACTAGTGGCAGAAATCGGCCCCATTGTCCGTGCCGTGCTCGACCTACCCTCGGGAAACACAAAACTTGACGAGGCCTGGTCGGATCTAGCCTTGCTCAGAGAGGCTCTTCTGCTGGCCGATCGCACCGGTGAGAACCGGAGCTCCATGTTGCAGGATGTGGAGGGTGGCCGAGAGACTGAGATTGACTACATCTGCGGCTGGCTTatcaagaaggcgagggagttggggcTGAAGTGCCCAAGGGGGACGCAAAATCTGTATCACTATATCAAGTTCCGCAAGTGGGAGAATGGCgaggagttgaggaggttAGGGCCGTCACCACGTGGAGCAGCATCTGTGGAAGATATGAAGGCGATGGATAAATCCATAGGAGATAGGGACATGGTGACGGTAGAAAAGCCTGAGTGGCTCAAAGCCAAGGTGACGGTAGAAACACCTGAGTGGCTCAAACCCAAGGCGGTGAGCAAAGGCGATAAACCCTGGGGAAAGGCGCCAAAGAGGGTAAATAAATACATGGCAAAGGCTCAAGGGCctggcaaaggcaagaggtAA